In one Mauremys mutica isolate MM-2020 ecotype Southern chromosome 3, ASM2049712v1, whole genome shotgun sequence genomic region, the following are encoded:
- the TMEM181 gene encoding transmembrane protein 181 isoform X3 has translation MELLAPMRLYTLSKRHFVLVFVVFFICFGLTVFIGIAGPSVIESTAVTATLNNLKMRPFKLNSKPLSTYNQQLWLTCMIQLDQPDESSFKTNVTMTVKIRGVEENGSSSFINKQVYNRTRMLNCAQKCAEIIVVHLGYLTYTQYEVIVGFEDLNKLMYPIKNVNFTWKTYNPSFSQVEIWFRFVFVVLTFMVTCLFAHSLRKFSMRDWGIEQKWMSILLPLLLLYNDPFFPLSFLVNSWFPGMLDDLFQSVFLCALLLFWLCVYHGIRVQGERKCLTFYFPKFFIVGLLWLACVTLGIWQTVNELHDPTYQFRVDTGNFQGMKIFFLVVATVYILYLLFLIVRACSELRNMPYVDLRLKFLTALTFVVLVISIVILYLRFGARVLQDNFVAELSTHYQNSAEFLSFYGLLNFYLYTLAFVYSPSKNALYESQLKDNPAFSMLNDSDDDVIYGSDYEEMPLQNGQAIRAKYKEESDSD, from the exons ATGGAGCT GTTAGCACCAATGCGATTGTATACACTGTCCAAACGACACTTTGTCCTGGTCTTTGTTGTATTCTTCATTTGTTTTGGTTTGACAGTCTTCATAGGAATTGCAG GTCCTAGTGTAATTGAATCCACTGCAGTAACAGCTACATTGAATAACTTAAAG atgaggccatttaaattaaattcaaAACCATTGTCTACTTATAATCAGCAGCTGTGGCTGACATGTATGATTCAGCTGGATCAGCCTGATG AATCCAGCTTCAAAACAAATGTTACTATGACAGTTAAAATACGTGGTGTAGAAGAAAATGGAAGTTCATCGTTCATTAATAAACAAGTTTACAATCGGACGAGAATGCTGAACTGTGCACAA AAATGTGCCGAAATCATTGTGGTTCACCTTGGCTACCTGACTTACACTCAGTACGAAGTCATTGTTGGTTTTGAGGATCTGAATAAGCTGATGTACCCCATCAAGAATGTGAATTTCACA TGGAAAACCTACAACCCTTCTTTTTCACAAGTGGAAATCTGGTTCCGATTTGTCTTTGTAGTTCTTACTTTCATGGTCACT tgtcTGTTTGCACATTCTCTCCGGAAATTTTCCATGAGGGACTGGGGAATTGAACAAAAATGGATGTCCATCCTCCTTCCACTGTTGCTGCTTTATAatg ATccatttttccccctctcattTTTGGTGAATAGTTGGTTTCCTGGAATGCTTGATGACCTCTTTCAGTCTGTGTTTCTGTGTGCATTGCTGCTGTTCTGGCTCTGTGTCTACCACGGGATACGAGTGCAG GGAGAAAGGAAATGCTTAACGTTCTATTTTCCCAAATTCTTTATCGTTGGGCTTCTGTGGTTGGCCTGTGTTACATTAGGAATATGGCAAAC TGTTAATGAACTACATGATCCAACATACCAGTTCAGGGTTGACACAGGTAATTTTCAG GGAATGAAAATCTTCTTCCTTGTGGTGGCAACTGTATATATCTTGTACCTTTTGTTCCTGATAGTGAGGGCGTGTTCAGAGCTTCGCAACATGCCTTATGTTG ATCTCAGATTAAAATTCTTGACTGCATTGACCTTTGTAGTTCTTGTCATTAG CATTGTTATACTTTATCTACGCTTTGGAGCACGAGTTCTACAGGACAACTTTGTAGCTGAGCTGTCAACTCATTATCAGAATT CAGCAGAATTCTTATCATTCTATGGTTTACTCAACTTCTATCTCTACACTTTAGCCTTTGTGTATTCCCCATCAAAGAATGCACTGTATG AGTCACAGTTGAAAGACAATCCTGCCTTTTCTATGCTGAATGATTCAGATGATGATGTGATTTATGG
- the TMEM181 gene encoding transmembrane protein 181 isoform X2, protein MTLPLLHRLAPMRLYTLSKRHFVLVFVVFFICFGLTVFIGIAGPSVIESTAVTATLNNLKMRPFKLNSKPLSTYNQQLWLTCMIQLDQPDESSFKTNVTMTVKIRGVEENGSSSFINKQVYNRTRMLNCAQKCAEIIVVHLGYLTYTQYEVIVGFEDLNKLMYPIKNVNFTWKTYNPSFSQVEIWFRFVFVVLTFMVTCLFAHSLRKFSMRDWGIEQKWMSILLPLLLLYNDPFFPLSFLVNSWFPGMLDDLFQSVFLCALLLFWLCVYHGIRVQGERKCLTFYFPKFFIVGLLWLACVTLGIWQTVNELHDPTYQFRVDTGNFQGMKIFFLVVATVYILYLLFLIVRACSELRNMPYVDLRLKFLTALTFVVLVISIVILYLRFGARVLQDNFVAELSTHYQNSAEFLSFYGLLNFYLYTLAFVYSPSKNALYESQLKDNPAFSMLNDSDDDVIYGSDYEEMPLQNGQAIRAKYKEESDSD, encoded by the exons ATGACCCTCCCCTTGCTGCACCG GTTAGCACCAATGCGATTGTATACACTGTCCAAACGACACTTTGTCCTGGTCTTTGTTGTATTCTTCATTTGTTTTGGTTTGACAGTCTTCATAGGAATTGCAG GTCCTAGTGTAATTGAATCCACTGCAGTAACAGCTACATTGAATAACTTAAAG atgaggccatttaaattaaattcaaAACCATTGTCTACTTATAATCAGCAGCTGTGGCTGACATGTATGATTCAGCTGGATCAGCCTGATG AATCCAGCTTCAAAACAAATGTTACTATGACAGTTAAAATACGTGGTGTAGAAGAAAATGGAAGTTCATCGTTCATTAATAAACAAGTTTACAATCGGACGAGAATGCTGAACTGTGCACAA AAATGTGCCGAAATCATTGTGGTTCACCTTGGCTACCTGACTTACACTCAGTACGAAGTCATTGTTGGTTTTGAGGATCTGAATAAGCTGATGTACCCCATCAAGAATGTGAATTTCACA TGGAAAACCTACAACCCTTCTTTTTCACAAGTGGAAATCTGGTTCCGATTTGTCTTTGTAGTTCTTACTTTCATGGTCACT tgtcTGTTTGCACATTCTCTCCGGAAATTTTCCATGAGGGACTGGGGAATTGAACAAAAATGGATGTCCATCCTCCTTCCACTGTTGCTGCTTTATAatg ATccatttttccccctctcattTTTGGTGAATAGTTGGTTTCCTGGAATGCTTGATGACCTCTTTCAGTCTGTGTTTCTGTGTGCATTGCTGCTGTTCTGGCTCTGTGTCTACCACGGGATACGAGTGCAG GGAGAAAGGAAATGCTTAACGTTCTATTTTCCCAAATTCTTTATCGTTGGGCTTCTGTGGTTGGCCTGTGTTACATTAGGAATATGGCAAAC TGTTAATGAACTACATGATCCAACATACCAGTTCAGGGTTGACACAGGTAATTTTCAG GGAATGAAAATCTTCTTCCTTGTGGTGGCAACTGTATATATCTTGTACCTTTTGTTCCTGATAGTGAGGGCGTGTTCAGAGCTTCGCAACATGCCTTATGTTG ATCTCAGATTAAAATTCTTGACTGCATTGACCTTTGTAGTTCTTGTCATTAG CATTGTTATACTTTATCTACGCTTTGGAGCACGAGTTCTACAGGACAACTTTGTAGCTGAGCTGTCAACTCATTATCAGAATT CAGCAGAATTCTTATCATTCTATGGTTTACTCAACTTCTATCTCTACACTTTAGCCTTTGTGTATTCCCCATCAAAGAATGCACTGTATG AGTCACAGTTGAAAGACAATCCTGCCTTTTCTATGCTGAATGATTCAGATGATGATGTGATTTATGG